From a region of the Vanrija pseudolonga chromosome 2, complete sequence genome:
- the DODA gene encoding 4,5-DOPA dioxygenase extradiol has product MTREDYGSEPPMPCFFFSHGTTANIMKKTPVAAYWEEVGRQALAQGVERIVVFSAHWETLNDEIRISADPHPKKQPVPWADPTVYKYFDSNVDVNLAGEVHDILKGAGFDVKLEKDFEEVHDSFMVLKWMFPGGKSLPHVVVSHNARCDPGFHLRMGEALRPLRFRKTLLLGSGGGVHNLYRNNWPQIVFRRDSAAQGRPPEQWAIDFSEGLTSVVVQNSGPGLRRGISRLMSHPQFRNAHGTDEHYIPAVVVAGAAGHQDDTGTKNYVGAEAWELVNLRNMQYQFGDWPKAPHVTPIRNSIRDIKVGA; this is encoded by the exons ATGACTCGAGAGGATTATGGCT CTGAGCCCCCTATGCCAtgcttcttcttctctcATGGCACGACAGCCAACATAATGAAGAAGACCCCGGTTGCGGCGTACTGGGAGGAGGTTGGCCGCCAGGCACTTGCGCAAGGAGTGGAACGAATCGTCGTTTTTAGCGCGC ACTGGGAAACCCTCAACGATGAGATCCGAATCTCAGCCGATCCACACCCCAAGAAGCAGCCCGTGCCATG GGCTGACCCCACTGTGTACAAGTACTTTGACAGCAACGTCGATGTCAACCTGGCAGGAGAAGTTCACGACATCCTCAAGGGGGCTGGATTTGACgtcaagctcgagaaggacTTTGAAGAGGTTCATGACTCGTTCATGGTTCTGAAGTGGATGTTCCCTGGCGGCAAGTCGCTGCCCCACGTCGTCGTTAGTCACAATGCGAGGTGCGATCCT GGATTTCATCTGCGGATGGGTGAAGCTCTCCGGCCTCTTCGATTCCGCAAGACTCTACTGCTCGGATCGGGTGGTGGGGTGCACAACTTGTACCGCAACAATTGGCCGCAGATTGTTTTCCGTCGCGACTCGGCTGCCCAAGGTCGGCCACCGGAGCAGTGGGCTATCGACTTTAGTGAGGGCCTCaccagcgtcgtcgtccaaaACTCTGGTCCCGGACTGCGCCGTGGAATTTCGCGCCTCATGAGCCACCCCCAGTTCCGCAACGCCCACGGTACAGATGAGCACTACATTCCGGCAGTGGTCGTCGCGGGTGCAGCCGGTCATCAGGATGACACTGGGACCAAAAACTACGTCGGAGCCGAGGCTTGGGAGCTCGTCAACTTGCGCAACATGCAGTACCAGTTTGGGGACTGGCCCAAGGCGCCGCATGTGACTCCCATTCGAAACAGCATCCGTGACATCAAGGTCGGCGCTTGA
- the xlnD gene encoding 3-hydroxybenzoate 6-hydroxylase 1, with product MAANPAPTTNGNHNRRLQVVIVGGGLGGLSVGLLLREFADVTILESAAILSEIGAAVQIAPNSHRILKAHGCDLMVDGDGNLTSALKVDAKEMSGIEWAQCHRGDLQTEIYKHAVDPNGPGTPCKVICGARVTSADAENASVTLANGDVYHGDLLIGADGLRSVVRRAVVSEDAKSTPSGYSAYRGLLRAEKIRSIPEVEKMKLLEEQLAIVYGKDQRIITYATRGGSVLNFAAMIRQSISYVERSPLMATADSEMNEISEARWTAPGSTAALVKSFSSFPKAWQDLLSLSEEDELRVYQLRDQFAMDHWVKGRAIIIGDAAHACLPYQGQGASQAVEDAEALATYLRGVGPEGVHDALIKVFKVRYKRATYAQEISRKTGLYKHKGDEPEPPYKVLDPNEPIDKAGILAFFWDYHGAADWVKRKPEWILE from the exons ATGGCCGCTAACCCAGCCCCGACTACCAATGGTAACCACAACCGCCGCCTTCAAGTCGTTATTGTTGGCGGAGGTCTAGGTGGCCTCTCCGTAGGACTCTTACTGCGCGAGTTTGCAGATGTCACT ATCCTTGAGAGTGCCGCCATTCTCAGCGAGATTGGGGCAGCCGTTCAGATTGCCCCGAACTCACACCGTATCCTCAAAGCTCATGGCTGCGACTTGATGG tcgacggcgacggcaatCTTACCTCTGCCCTGAAGGTCGATGCCAAGGAGATGTCTGGCATTGAGTGGGCACAATGCCACCGTGGAGACCTCCAGACGGAGATCTACAAACACGCCGTCGACCCTAATGGCCCGGGGACCCCATGCAAGGTCATTTGCGGCGCTCGCGTTACAAGTGCAGACGCCGAGAATGCCAGTGTGACGTTGGCCAACGGCGATGTCTATCACGGTGACCTTCTCATTGGGGCCGACGGCCTGCGCTCGGTTGTGCGACGCGCTGTGGTCAGCGAGGACGCCAAGTCAACCCCGTCGGGATACTCTGCCTACCGTGGCCTCCTTCGCGCCGAGAAGATCCGCAGTATTCCGGAGGTGGAGAAGATgaagctcctcgaggagcaACTTGCCATCGTATATGGCAAAGACCAACGCATCATCACGTACGCCACACGAGGAGGTAGTGTCCTCAATTTTGCCGCCATGATCCGTCAGTCTATATCTTATGTCGAAAGATCCCCGCTGATGGCAACAGCCGATTCAGAGATGAACGAGATCAGTGAGGCGAGGTGGACAGCCCCCGGCTCCACAGCTGCCTTGGTCAAGTCCTTCTCCAGTTTCCCCAAGGCTTGGCAGGACTTGCTTTCCCTCTCCGAGGAGGACGAATTGAGAGTGTACCAGCTTCGCGATCAGTTCGCGATGGATCACTGGGTTAAAGGGCGCGCAATCATCATCGGCGATGCCGCTCACGCCTGTCTCCCCTACCAAGGCCAGGGCGCTTCCCAAGCGGTCGAAGATGCTGAGGCACTCGCTACCTACCTACGCGGAGTTGGCCCTGAAGGAGTGCATGATGCTCTCATCAAGGTCTTCAAGGTTCGCTACAAGCGGGCCACCTATGCCCAAGAGATTTCGCGCAAGACTGGCCTCTATAAACACAAGGGGGACGAGCCGGAGCCGCCGTACAAGGTACTCGACCCGAACGAGCCAATTGACAAGGCCGGCATCCTCGCATTCTTTTGGGACTATCACGGCGCTGCTGACTGGGTGAAGCGCAAGCCGGAATGGATTCTCGAGTAG
- the cocE gene encoding Cocaine esterase, which translates to MATNVPVNSPTVLPQPKAGANTLHSTHDFGHMVLEKNLDIPLKDGQGVLRANLYKPKAPGRYPVLVTYGPYGKDIRYVDFHYPSFSEIPDEQKSEANSAWETPHPEYWTANGYAVLRVDERGIASSYGYLDTMSPQTAGDFYQVIEWAADQPWSTGRIGLLGISYYGGSQWRVAARKPKGLTCIVPWEGMTDYYRDRVRHGGIYSNEFIDYWWDNQVKPMQYGNGNKARRHFPPDWEGPLIGPECLEGSMNDEARNKMRCDQPKDNSEHRYLDEPYHDSRVYNLSDIEVPILSVANLGGILLHLRGNVVGYIEAGTKNKWLWFIAGRHDLPFYLPEHVKLQKSFLDAWLKDEDPDGWKLGPNAKIPAVNLLIRKGNPPYNTAEGDASFKSRVEKEWPLARTVYTPFYLTPEQTLSLSPSTKEGTFELEPLGKAKPIWFPFKFDKETEIAGHSTAKLVYSIKGAPGGTTPRDIDVFLTVRHIAPDGKEVLYTGTVGDPVPLAKGWLRGSLRKIDTTSPKNHEWLPYRQYRSTDVEYLKPDTKYELLVEIWPTAVVVEAGGQIVLEVATGDTQGSGIFGHTDPKDRSEADFGGINVLHVGGESGSWLKLPVV; encoded by the exons ATGGCCACCAACGTACCCGTCAACTCACCTACCGTCCTGCCTCAGCCGAAGGCGGGCGCCAACACCCTCCATTCAACCCATGACTTTGGACATATGGTTCTTGAGAAGAACCTGGACATTCCACTCAAAGACGGCCAAGGTGTCCTCCGCGCCAACCTCTacaagcccaaggcgccCGGCCGCTACCCGGTCCTCGTTACGTACGGACCTTACGGCAAAGACATCCGATATGTCGACTTTCACTATCCCTCATTCTCCGAGATCCCGGACGAGCAAAAGTCGGAGGCGAACTCGGCGTGGGAGACCCCTCACCCGGAGTACTGGACTGCCAATGGCTATGCTGTGCttcgcgtcgacgagcgtggcATTGCTTCCTCGTACGGGTACCTCGACACGATGAGCCCCCAGACGGCAGGCGACTTTTACCAAGTGATCGAGTGGGCTGCCGATCAGCCTTGGTCTACGGGCCGCATTGGCTTGCTCGGTATCTCCTACTACGGCGGGTCGCAATGGCGCGTCGCAGCGCGTAAACCCAAGGGCCTCACGTGCATCGTCCCTTGGGAGGGCATGACCGACTACTACCGCGATCGGGTTCGCCACGGCGGCATCTACTCGAACGAGTTTATCGACTACTGGTGGGACAACCAGGTCAAGCCGATGCAGTACGGCAATGGTAACAAGGCTCGCCGACACTTCCCCCCCGACTGGGAGGGCCCTTTGATCGGTCCCGAGTGCCTCGAGGGATCGATGAATGACGAGGCCCGAAACAAGATGCGCTGTGATCAACCCAAGGACAACAGCGAGCACCGCTACCTTGACGAGCCGTACCACGACTCGCGCGTCTACAACCTGTCCGACATTGAGGTGCCTATCCTCAGTGTTGCCAACCTCGGAGGTATTCTTCTCCACCTCCGCGGCAACGTCGTTGGGTACATTGAGGCTGGAACGAAGAACAAGTGGCTGTGGTTCATTGCTGGCCGCCATGACCTTCCTTTCTACCTCCCGGAGCATGTCAAGCTTCAAAAGTCGT TCCTCGACGCCTGGCTCAAGGATGAGGACCCCGACGGATGGAAGCTCGGCCCAAATGCCAAGATCCCTGCGGTCAACCTCCTCATTCGCAAAGGCAACCCCCCTTACAACACGGCTGAGGGCGACGCATCGTTCAAGTCACGCGTTGAGAAGGAGTGGCCCCTTGCTCGCACGGTCTACACCCCCTTCTACCTCACCCCCGAGCAGACTCTCTCACTCTCGCCATCGACCAAGGAGGGCACCTTTGAGCTTGAGCCCCTCGGAAAGGCCAAGCCCATCTGGTTCCCATTCAAGTTTGATAAAGAGACCGAGATCGCGGGCCACTCGACGGCCAAGCTTGTCTACTCTATCAAGGGTGCTCCCGGGGGTACTACACCTCGTGACATCGACGTCTTCCTCACCGTTAGGCACATCGCTCCCGACGGCAAGGAAGTCCTGTACACCGGCACTGTCGGTGACCCTGTTCCCCTTGCAAAGGGATGGCTCCGCGGATCGCTGCGCAAGATTgacaccacctcgcccaagAATCACGAGTGGCTTCCGTACCGCCAGTACCGCTCGACCGACGTCGAGTATCTCAAGCCTGACACGAAGTACGAGTTGCTGGTCGAGATCTGGCCCACCGCTGTGGTTGTCGAGGCTGGAGGCCAAATTGTACTCGAAGTCGCCACGGGCGATACACAGGGTTCCGGCATCTTCGGCCACACCGACCCCAAGGACCGCAGTGAGGCCGACTTTGGCGGCATCAATGTTTTGCACGTGGGAGGAGAGTCAGGTAGCTGGCTCAAGCTTCCAGTGGTTTAG